A window from Salvia miltiorrhiza cultivar Shanhuang (shh) chromosome 2, IMPLAD_Smil_shh, whole genome shotgun sequence encodes these proteins:
- the LOC131009539 gene encoding F-box protein SNE-like — protein MARVREIGGEDEREDKKGRQFCINDNMDVLIEILKRLDDKSLGVAACVCRLWCALTRNDALWEHLCFRQLSPPPEGVRTVVVALGGYRRLYTVCVKPVLSRLGKMTPAAGEIERRLWTRHEVELSLSLFCVDYYERLFLCGGGGGGRLGGDAAAAAAPPPSSLMFLCKAVNV, from the coding sequence ATGGCGCGAGTGCGTGAAATCGGCGGTGAGGATGAGAGAGAAGACAAGAAAGGGAGGCAATTCTGCATCAACGACAACATGGACGTGCTGATCGAGATCCTGAAGCGCCTCGACGACAAATCGCTCGGCGTCGCCGCCTGCGTCTGCCGCCTCTGGTGTGCCCTAACCCGCAACGACGCGCTGTGGGAGCACCTCTGCTTCCGCCAGCTCTCCCCGCCGCCCGAGGGCGTCAGGACGGTCGTCGTCGCGCTCGGCGGATACCGCCGCCTCTACACCGTCTGCGTGAAGCCGGTGCTCAGCCGCCTCGGGAAGATGACGCCGGCCGCCGGCGAGATCGAGAGGAGGCTGTGGACGAGGCATGAGGTGGAGCTCTCGCTGTCGCTCTTCTGCGTCGATTATTATGAGAGGCTGTTTCTctgcggaggaggaggaggaggcagGCTCGGTGGGGAcgccgcggcggcggcggcgccgccgccgtcgtcgcTCATGTTCCTATGCAAAGCTGTGAACGTTTGA
- the LOC131009540 gene encoding uncharacterized protein LOC131009540, which produces MGSNVEEAIRAKTFAEKQFLEKNFVGAQKYALRAQTLCKELDGISQMVATFGVYMASETTANGELDFYSILGVDPSVEKSKLKKQYKKMAVMLHPDKNKTVGADGAFRLVSEAWTLLSDSAKRSAYDQRRSLFAGYSDPSKFSAHGRLDTFWTVCTSCHVQYEYLRKYVNKRLSCKNCRGVFVAVETGLAPPNGTFQYNYSYVPENGYGHGSHGRGVAYTHTTTGYGAPNVVSGHHAGYRSEYASNISFQGSSSGNSVGLSDPSGLSPSSFIFYQANGEASQTKANGKHQSVKATGHAGTNGCTGQYESLKPKRGRPAKKRKVELGIPYPNGHDDVYANVPVEPKTATANGILKPAAKLPPAPEALTRRSSAAPAIDGRQLLIDKARTEIRRKLKEMKLAAEAAVVEAEKRKALAEADKSHAAAANRQLELKRTVSITVPDSDFHDFDQDRSEECFKPKQIWALYDEEDGMPRLYCIIREIISLKPFKIYISYLSSKSDTEFGSVNWLDSGFTKSCGSFRVFHSETVEQVNIFSHLLAREKAGRGGCVRIYPRSGDIWAVYRNWSPDWNRTTPDEVRHQYEMVEVLDDYSEDNGVCVAPLVKLDGYKTVYRRNTDKAAIRWVPRREMLRFSHQVPSCSLKVEGANLPEGCWDLDPAATPEELLQGETELHHKTSPGQTANISEIQEEEQSKICVPTPDNYGTQVAGVECRIEEALAGPPCVGTGARS; this is translated from the coding sequence ATGGGATCCAACGTGGAGGAAGCCATTAGAGCTAAAACAtttgctgagaagcaatttttggAGAAAAACTTTGTCGGAGCGCAGAAGTATGCTTTGAGAGCTCAGACGCTGTGTAAGGAACTGGATGGAATATCTCAGATGGTGGCCACATTTGGAGTCTACATGGCTTCTGAGACGACGGCTAATGGAGAACTGGATTTCTATTCAATTCTTGGAGTGGACCCATCTGTGGAGAAATCCAAATTGAAGAAGCAGTATAAGAAAATGGCAGTAATGCTACACCCTGATAAGAACAAAACTGTTGGTGCTGATGGGGCATTCCGGCTAGTTTCCGAAGCATGGACACTCTTATCTGATAGTGCTAAAAGAAGTGCTTACGATCAACGGCGAAGTTTGTTTGCTGGGTACAGTGATCCTTCCAAGTTTTCTGCTCATGGAAGACTTGACACATTTTGGACTGTCTGCACCTCCTGTCATGTCCAGTATGAGTATCTCAGGAAATATGTTAACAAACGACTTTCTTGCAAGAACTGTCGTGGTGTCTTTGTTGCCGTTGAAACTGGGTTGGCCCCGCCAAATGGTACTTTCCAATATAACTATTCTTATGTGCCTGAGAATGGTTATGGTCATGGAAGCCATGGTCGTGGGGTTGCATATACGCACACAACAACTGGTTATGGTGCACCAAATGTGGTGTCGGGACATCATGCTGGATATAGATCTGAGTATGCTTCTAATATATCATTTCAGGGTAGCTCATCTGGAAACTCTGTCGGCCTCTCAGACCCTAGTGGACTATCTCCGTCTTCTTTTATCTTTTATCAAGCCAATGGGGAGGCAAGCCAGACAAAAGCTAACGGCAAGCATCAGTCGGTGAAGGCTACAGGTCATGCGGGCACTAATGGGTGTACAGGTCAGTACGAATCATTAAAACCCAAACGGGGGAGACCTGCCAAGAAGAGAAAAGTGGAATTAGGAATCCCGTATCCCAACGGGCATGACGACGTTTATGCAAATGTTCCTGTAGAACCTAAAACAGCCACTGCAAATGGAATATTGAAGCCTGCTGCTAAGCTTCCACCCGCACCAGAAGCTTTGACAAGACGGAGTTCAGCTGCTCCTGCGATTGATGGGAGGCAGTTGTTAATTGATAAGGCAAGAACAGAAATTCGTAGGAAGCTTAAAGAGATGAAATTGGCTGCTGAAGCAGCTGTTGTAGAGGCTGAGAAGAGAAAGGCGCTTGCCGAAGCTGATAAATCCCATGCAGCTGCTGCTAATAGACAATTGGAACTTAAGAGGACTGTTTCTATAACAGTCCCGGATTCCGACTTCCACGATTTTGACCAGGATAGGTCTGAAGAATGCTTTAAGCCGAAGCAGATATGGGCCCTCTATGATGAAGAAGACGGCATGCCTCGCTTGTATTGTATAATCCGCGAGATCATCTCGCTGAAGCCATTCAAGATTTACATAAGCTACTTGAGCTCAAAATCCGACACTGAATTTGGGAGCGTAAATTGGTTGGATTCTGGGTTTACCAAATCCTGTGGGAGTTTTCGAGTGTTCCACTCCGAAACAGTTGAGCAAGTCAACATATTCTCTCATCTTCTTGCTAGGGAGAAGGCTGGTAGGGGAGGCTGTGTAAGAATATATCCAAGAAGTGGAGATATCTGGGCTGTATACCGGAACTGGTCACCGGATTGGAACAGAACCACCCCGGATGAGGTAAGACACCAGTACGAAATGGTCGAGGTTCTTGATGATTATTCTGAAGATAACGGTGTCTGTGTAGCGCCTCTGGTTAAGCTGGACGGGTATAAGACAGTGTACCGAAGGAACACAGACAAGGCTGCCATCCGATGGGTTCCACGAAGAGAGATGCTACGGTTCTCACACCAGGTCCCGTCTTGCTCCCTCAAAGTTGAAGGCGCTAACTTGCCCGAGGGTTGCTGGGATCTCGACCCCGCTGCAACCCCAGAAGAACTCCTTCAAGGAGAGACTGAACTTCACCACAAGACAAGTCCGGGCCAGACAGCAAACATTTCTGAGATCCAAGAAGAAGAGCAAAGTAAAATTTGTGTTCCAACTCCAGACAACTACGGGACACAGGTTGCAGGCGTGGAATGCAGAATCGAAGAGGCTCTAGCCGGACCCCCGTGTGTCGGAACAGGTGCAAGGAGTTGA